Below is a genomic region from Delftia tsuruhatensis.
ATCCACTGCTGGGCGATGGACAGGATGTTGTTCGTCAGCCAGTACAGCACCAGGCCGGCCGGGAAGAAGAAGAACATCACGCTGAAGACCAGGGGCATGATCCACATCATCTTGGCCTGCATCGGATCCGGCGGCGCGGGGTTCAGCGCGGTCTGCAGCAGCGAGGACAGGGTCATCAGCACGGGCAGGATGAACAGCGGGTCCTTGGCCGACAGGTCGGTGATCCAGCCGATCCAGGGCGCGTTGCGGATTTCCACGCTGGACAGCAGCACCCAGTACAGCGCGATGAACACCGGGATCTGGATGATGATGGGCAGGCAGCCGCCCATGGGGTTGACCTTTTCCTCGCGGTAGATGCGCATCATCTCCTGCTGCATCTGCTGGGGCTTGTCCTTGAGGCGCTCACGCATTTCCATGATGCGCGGGTTGATGGCCTTCATCTTGGCCATCGAGGCATAGGCCTTGGCATTGAGCCAGTAGAAGGCGATCTTCAGCAGCAGCACCAGGGCCACGATGGACCAGCCCCAGTTGCCCAGGAAGCCGTGCAGCTTGTCCAGCAGCCAGTACAGCGGCTTGGCCAGGATGGTCAGCCAGCCATAGTCCTTGACCAGCTCCAGGCCGGGGGCCAGCGCTTCCAGGCGCTTTTCGATCTGCGGGCCGGCGAACAGGCGCGCATCCACGCTCTTGCTCTGGCCGGGCTCGATGGAGCCCACGGGCGTGATCATGCCGACGGCGTAGAGGTTGGTATCGACCTTGCGCAGGAAGTTCTCGCGCTGGATGCCCTCGGCCAGCAGCCAGGCGCTGGCGAAGTAGTGCTGGACCATGGCCACGTAGCCGCCCGAGGACGACTTCTCGACGCTGGCCTTGCCGTTCTCGATGTCCTTGAACTCGACCTTCTGGTATTTCTTCTCGTCCGTGTAGACGGCCGGGCCCGTGAAGGTGGAGTACATCGTGGACTCCTCACCTTCCGGCTTGTTGCCGTCACGCACCAGTTGCAGGTACAGCTGCGGGTTCACAGCGGCCGTGCCGGTGTTCACCACCTCGTGGCGCACGCCGATGTCGTAGGCGCCGCGCTTGAGCGTCCAGATCTTGACCAGCTTGACGCCGCCCATGTCGGGCGACTCGAAGCGAAGCTCCAGCTGGTCTTCGCCATCCTTGAGTTCGCGCGCGCCGGGCTGCACGGTCATGGCCGTCTTGTGCGTGGGGAAACCGCCGCCGATCAGGCCGGACTGCCCCAGGTACACGCGGTGCACGCTCTCGTCGAACAGCACGACGGGCCTGTCCTTGTGGGCGGAGTCGGCGTATTTCAGCAGCTCGGCATGGCGCAGCGTGCCGCCCTGGCTGTCGAAGGTCAGGCGCAGCACGTCAGTGCTGATGGTCACGTTCTGGCGCGGTGCAGCTTCGGGCGCCGCGGGGGCGCCGCCGGGTACTTCGCCGGCACCGGCCGTCGCCGCAGGCGCGGGCACGCCGGCATCGCCGGGCGCCTTGGCCGTTTCAGGTGCCGGGGCCGTTGCGGCGGCCGGCGCGGGGAAGAATGTGGCCTTGTTGCCGTTGTGCACTTGCCATTTGTCCCATAGCAAGACCAGCGAAAAGCCAAATATCACCCACAGGATGGTGCGGCGAATATCGTTCATGAAGACTTCTTAGGTGAGGAAGGTTGGGTGTTTCCGGGCGCAGCCGTCAGGCGCGTGAACAGCCTGGGCTTGTGCTCTGGCACAGGGTCATGCCCCCCGTCACACCACGGATGACAGCGCGCCAGCCGGCGCAGCGTCAGGTAGGAGCCTACCGCAGCGCCGTGGCGCTCCAGCGCTTCAAGGGAATAGGCCGAGCAGGTCGGCGTGAAGCGGCAGGCCGAGCCCAGCCAGGGACTGAGCATCAGCCGATAGCCGCGCACCAGCGCCATCAGCAGCCGCTGCATCATGGCGCCACCCCTGCACTTTCGCCAGCGGCGGCGGTTGCGCCGTCCGGCGCCTGCCGTGCTGCGGCCGATGCCGTCTGCGCCAGACGCCGTGCGGCATGGGCGAACAGCTGCTGCAGCTCGGCGCGTACCGCCTGCTTGAGCACATCGGACGTGGCGCTCACGAACTGGCGCTTGTCGAAGCCCGCGCGCAGCCGCACCACATGCGCGCCCTGGCGCAGCATGGCCTCATGCTCG
It encodes:
- the yidC gene encoding membrane protein insertase YidC gives rise to the protein MNDIRRTILWVIFGFSLVLLWDKWQVHNGNKATFFPAPAAATAPAPETAKAPGDAGVPAPAATAGAGEVPGGAPAAPEAAPRQNVTISTDVLRLTFDSQGGTLRHAELLKYADSAHKDRPVVLFDESVHRVYLGQSGLIGGGFPTHKTAMTVQPGARELKDGEDQLELRFESPDMGGVKLVKIWTLKRGAYDIGVRHEVVNTGTAAVNPQLYLQLVRDGNKPEGEESTMYSTFTGPAVYTDEKKYQKVEFKDIENGKASVEKSSSGGYVAMVQHYFASAWLLAEGIQRENFLRKVDTNLYAVGMITPVGSIEPGQSKSVDARLFAGPQIEKRLEALAPGLELVKDYGWLTILAKPLYWLLDKLHGFLGNWGWSIVALVLLLKIAFYWLNAKAYASMAKMKAINPRIMEMRERLKDKPQQMQQEMMRIYREEKVNPMGGCLPIIIQIPVFIALYWVLLSSVEIRNAPWIGWITDLSAKDPLFILPVLMTLSSLLQTALNPAPPDPMQAKMMWIMPLVFSVMFFFFPAGLVLYWLTNNILSIAQQWIINTRMGVPPQFNLPNFGKSTPAK
- the yidD gene encoding membrane protein insertion efficiency factor YidD; this encodes MMQRLLMALVRGYRLMLSPWLGSACRFTPTCSAYSLEALERHGAAVGSYLTLRRLARCHPWCDGGHDPVPEHKPRLFTRLTAAPGNTQPSSPKKSS